One segment of Anatilimnocola aggregata DNA contains the following:
- a CDS encoding ECF-type sigma factor, translated as MFWLGNVWPRGPFHTMTSGQPTENSVTLWLQELQAGESVAAGRIWERYYERLVRLAAQKLRSAPRRMADEEDVVLNAFDSFYRGVNGGRFPQLDDRDDLWQVLVMLTARKAINQAKHDQRQKRGGGQIRGESVFIGANDEPMAGIDQVVGGEPTPEFAQQVGEDFEELLASLNDDMLRRIALAKLEGYTNDEIAAKFDVRTRTIERKLSLIRELWAQFENPSSLE; from the coding sequence ATGTTTTGGCTAGGCAACGTCTGGCCGAGGGGACCGTTTCACACGATGACCAGCGGGCAGCCAACTGAAAACAGCGTAACCCTCTGGCTGCAAGAGCTACAGGCTGGCGAATCTGTCGCTGCCGGGCGAATCTGGGAGCGATATTACGAACGGCTGGTGCGTCTCGCCGCGCAAAAACTCCGTTCGGCACCGCGACGGATGGCAGACGAGGAAGATGTAGTCCTTAACGCTTTCGATAGCTTCTACCGCGGTGTGAATGGCGGCCGCTTCCCGCAACTCGACGACCGCGATGATTTGTGGCAAGTCTTAGTCATGCTCACCGCTCGCAAAGCGATCAATCAGGCCAAGCACGATCAGCGGCAGAAGCGGGGCGGCGGACAGATTCGGGGAGAATCGGTTTTTATTGGTGCTAACGACGAGCCGATGGCGGGGATCGATCAAGTGGTCGGAGGTGAACCGACGCCCGAGTTTGCCCAGCAGGTCGGGGAAGATTTCGAAGAGCTACTGGCAAGTCTAAACGACGACATGCTGCGGCGGATTGCGCTGGCGAAGCTAGAGGGCTATACGAACGACGAGATTGCAGCGAAGTTCGACGTGCGCACCCGGACGATTGAGCGAAAGCTCAGCTTGATCCGGGAGCTCTGGGCACAATTCGAAAATCCTTCATCCCTCGAATAA
- a CDS encoding SUMF1/EgtB/PvdO family nonheme iron enzyme, with the protein MPEQLQPKLTLAAQQRIDVLCDEFEQRWRAGSRPEVRDYLARARAEDRSALFSELISLDGDYRRERGETPVAEDYLAVGPEFAELISSALAPSTTASPKGETRVLGNYTVLEKLGQGGMGAVYKAEHQRMERIVALKVLSPAITKTPEVVRRFQQEVKAAAKLTHPNIAHAYDADVADGTHFLVMEYVDGRDLASLVNEVGSLSIPQAVEYTRQAAHGLAYAHAKGIVHRDIKPANLLLNKEGVVKILDMGLARFEDPTAAGLTQSGEVMGTVDYMAPEQALNTRSADTRADIYSLGCTLFRLLTAQSMFDGETMVQKLMAHQQQPIPSLHSIRPDVPPELEQIFVRMVAKKPEDRFQKMAEVERALRKLDLAIDDPHAIPTGNANGINNATHETNSQLTSPTVEFRRDQSSPSIVVQEKAEPKPRSPRGPTRTALIAAGFGALLLIALGVTVIIRDKDGKITGWFKVPEGGSVTVQPDGPEPQPTKVGAASKPQLPGTDFVPLFDGKSFAGWRGQSQPDVPTEWTVGEGAIVGPGNKSCIATDAEYDNFDLELDWKVADGANGGVFYRWNGEQRDEGPDGMVPAAAEYQIVDNVGHRNGRSQYTACGSLYSIYPALRDYTNNAGEWNSSRIVARGNQVEHFLNGNLVVSYELQSDKWKQRIAEMPAFVKRPTYDKVLKGRIVLQSFNGTVWYRNLRIRSFSPPSAAIAPPPAQAPFTAAEAKAHQAAWAEYLGTKVETINSVGAKMILIPPGEFLMGSTDEQVEAALKAAEEIKADQPTKDRIQKNERPQHKVGITKPFLLSATEVTIGQFRKFVEAIKYVTEAEQYGFGNSTEKVLTDKVYQGNKGLNWRAPGYAVADDSPVSQIVWNEAVAYCNWLSEQENLEPCYRQDVNTWHFLPGKNGYRLPSEAEWEYACRAGTATTYSFGDDVALLEQYGWFSTNSGGRAHAVGTKPANSFGLHDMHGNLIEWCQDFYDEKSYETPGADGPQRVNPDSNRVLRGGLWAGSASQCRSAFRYQYLPYGRFSGHGFRVVRNLEIPPPRADIPQIRGTELRPAIAKAPFNAAEAKAHQAAWAGYLGTKVETTNTLGAKMVLIPPGEFLMGSTPEQVEAAVQAGLRQQRDLSNDYLNELPQRRVSISRPFAIGATEVTYEQFRQFADAAKYQTADEKLFAKDPAAKEKRNWTTNQTWREESPSGPDYPVSSVDWFDAMAFCNWLSTQEGLTPAYEKSSGGMIRDVASWSIQPAANGYRLPTEAEWEYACRAGTTTLFSFGDNSRDIDQHGSVAGNKAQVLPVASKLANPFGLFDMHGNLFEWCADLCSYDWYRTAPTQNPLNVDAGPVPAMRGGCWYYHELAARSAARVQGNPIQATNMIGLRVVRTLGNIPTPIPPPQRYVPLPWVQKPELQLLRSVSTAGSDEAAPWESPDGLTLYFTREVPGENAQTIRATKRGFDYLYSEQPVVAGRHFMPTLDETYAVVLPGKYDPASQLYEMSRPTSSDAWSKPRLIDVLATQKGMKSPALSGDGLSLVFQRARTAETYPGKDTEFVICRRTARDKPWSEPQLLPLKTDATLTDALTWPFLSEDGLSLSFCHGGDRNPEVYIAERKTLDEPFGAYRTLNIDGEQLRGRSPRYNPQRGVLVFSRDANPAVKDSDLFIVSGLPKRKVGVPAGPVPPVANADNDFALRFDGENDFVEIPTLGRDDDGPYTIEMYVTPARLGEGDTKYQTMIHIGGRLRASLGQSSSADWAMELGATNGTMKHATPRDSVIVGKRVHLAGVWDGREASTFVDGKLLKRNIPTNPAVRAILAVARLGSQNGTGKDAFPFAGILDEVRISKTARYTADFLPDANFTPDAETIALYHFDEGIGDVLKDSSSNNHHGKIVGAEWVRSASVTPLSFSRDRAAAEAVVRAAGTAFVKQGGPSSIAVSKLDDLPSGEFRLVGLKFVGVNTPPMDFSILDGLPELEWMTFNVHPLTDDQFLRLKTLPKVRSLELIDTKLTATGIRSALQFPQLQTLISDILVDRAFLEELGKQHPHLTTLSFNPSRLLAGDLETLSKFSSLNGLGLVGQVTDEELKQVPASLPLKSFWMNNNFNVSNSGLGALSKFKGLTQITFHGGSYRRLTGDVLQVIGDQFPTLESLALPDELTYTEDQWKHLAKLSKLHYLGMYGKRTDDSAVPGISQLKQLGRLRLNRTSITSAGVEQLKAALPKTHIDVQPLPEKPAAPPNSSSLNPAFEQWLKDVAKLPAQKQVEEVQKKLVELNPDYTGQPTGTIENGIVVALDFDTDQIADISPVRALAGLKRLKCGGSGAVKYVNGKLSDLGPLRGMQLTELSFGYSRVTDLGPLKGMKLTRLIFNSNPVTDISPLQGMPLTSLSLNNCWKLADLAPLKGIPIVNLSCNGLLTTDLSPLQGMPLEGLTLAGTPVADLSPIYGCKTLQGIELTKTRVSPEGLAAFRAALPNCRVRLD; encoded by the coding sequence ATGCCCGAACAGCTACAACCCAAACTTACCCTGGCCGCGCAGCAGCGAATCGACGTATTGTGCGATGAATTCGAGCAGCGGTGGCGGGCTGGGTCTCGGCCGGAAGTGCGAGACTATCTCGCTCGCGCACGTGCTGAAGACCGCTCAGCGCTCTTCAGCGAGCTCATAAGCCTTGACGGCGACTATCGGCGCGAGCGAGGCGAAACACCGGTTGCTGAGGATTATCTGGCCGTCGGTCCTGAGTTCGCCGAACTCATTTCGTCCGCTCTTGCACCAAGCACGACCGCTTCGCCAAAGGGCGAAACTCGCGTTCTCGGCAACTACACCGTGCTCGAGAAGTTGGGGCAAGGCGGCATGGGAGCCGTCTATAAGGCAGAGCATCAGAGAATGGAGCGGATCGTGGCGCTCAAAGTTCTTTCGCCGGCGATCACAAAGACACCCGAAGTGGTGCGGCGCTTTCAACAAGAAGTGAAAGCGGCAGCGAAGCTCACGCATCCCAACATCGCACACGCTTACGATGCGGATGTCGCGGACGGTACGCATTTTTTGGTGATGGAGTATGTCGATGGTCGGGACCTCGCTTCACTGGTGAATGAAGTGGGCTCGCTCTCGATTCCGCAGGCCGTGGAATACACTCGCCAAGCGGCTCACGGCTTGGCTTATGCGCATGCCAAGGGCATTGTGCATCGCGACATCAAGCCCGCGAACTTGCTGCTCAACAAAGAGGGAGTCGTCAAGATTCTCGATATGGGGCTCGCGCGGTTCGAAGACCCAACGGCAGCCGGGCTGACGCAATCGGGCGAAGTGATGGGGACCGTCGATTACATGGCCCCCGAGCAGGCGCTCAATACCCGCAGTGCCGATACCCGCGCCGATATCTACAGCCTGGGTTGCACGCTGTTTCGGCTGCTGACCGCGCAGAGCATGTTCGACGGCGAAACCATGGTGCAAAAGCTGATGGCACATCAGCAGCAGCCCATCCCGTCGCTTCATTCGATTCGGCCCGACGTCCCGCCAGAGCTCGAACAGATCTTCGTCCGGATGGTGGCCAAGAAACCGGAAGACCGCTTTCAAAAGATGGCGGAGGTAGAAAGGGCCCTGCGCAAACTCGATCTGGCCATCGATGACCCGCACGCAATACCTACGGGCAACGCGAATGGCATCAACAACGCCACGCACGAGACGAACAGTCAGCTCACGTCGCCGACGGTGGAGTTTCGCCGAGATCAATCATCCCCCAGCATCGTTGTCCAGGAGAAGGCAGAACCGAAACCTCGATCGCCCCGCGGGCCCACTCGCACCGCCTTGATTGCCGCCGGCTTTGGCGCGCTGCTGCTGATCGCGCTCGGAGTAACGGTCATCATCCGGGACAAAGATGGCAAGATCACTGGCTGGTTCAAGGTGCCAGAAGGAGGCTCAGTTACCGTGCAACCCGACGGTCCTGAGCCCCAGCCGACCAAAGTTGGTGCAGCCAGCAAGCCACAGTTACCAGGCACGGACTTCGTCCCCCTCTTTGACGGCAAGTCCTTCGCAGGCTGGCGCGGGCAAAGCCAGCCAGATGTTCCGACCGAGTGGACAGTGGGAGAGGGTGCGATTGTCGGACCGGGCAACAAGTCGTGCATTGCGACAGACGCCGAATACGACAATTTCGACCTGGAACTCGATTGGAAAGTGGCTGATGGCGCCAACGGAGGTGTATTTTATCGCTGGAATGGCGAGCAGCGTGACGAAGGTCCGGATGGAATGGTTCCCGCTGCCGCCGAGTATCAAATCGTCGATAACGTGGGGCATCGCAACGGCCGCAGCCAATATACCGCCTGTGGCAGCCTGTACAGCATTTATCCGGCCCTGCGAGATTACACCAACAATGCGGGCGAGTGGAACAGTTCCCGGATCGTTGCCCGGGGCAACCAGGTTGAGCACTTTCTGAATGGCAATCTTGTCGTCAGCTATGAGTTGCAAAGCGACAAGTGGAAGCAGCGGATTGCCGAGATGCCCGCCTTCGTGAAGCGACCGACCTACGACAAAGTCCTGAAGGGTCGCATCGTCCTACAGAGCTTCAACGGCACAGTCTGGTATCGCAATCTCCGGATTCGTAGCTTTTCACCACCGTCGGCCGCAATCGCACCGCCACCTGCCCAAGCTCCCTTCACCGCAGCCGAAGCCAAAGCTCATCAAGCGGCCTGGGCCGAGTATCTGGGAACCAAAGTTGAAACGATCAATAGCGTCGGCGCGAAGATGATTCTCATTCCGCCTGGCGAGTTTCTGATGGGCAGCACCGATGAACAAGTCGAAGCGGCATTGAAGGCGGCCGAAGAAATCAAAGCCGACCAACCGACCAAAGATCGCATTCAGAAAAACGAGCGACCGCAACATAAGGTCGGCATCACCAAACCGTTCTTGCTGAGTGCGACCGAAGTGACGATCGGCCAATTCCGCAAGTTCGTCGAAGCAATCAAGTACGTCACCGAGGCCGAGCAATATGGCTTTGGCAACTCCACGGAGAAAGTGCTAACCGACAAGGTTTATCAGGGGAACAAAGGACTAAACTGGAGAGCCCCCGGCTATGCCGTGGCCGATGACTCGCCTGTTTCTCAGATCGTCTGGAACGAGGCCGTCGCGTACTGCAATTGGCTTTCGGAACAAGAGAACCTTGAACCCTGCTATCGCCAGGACGTGAATACGTGGCATTTCTTGCCGGGCAAGAACGGCTATCGCCTGCCTTCCGAAGCCGAGTGGGAATACGCGTGCCGGGCGGGGACGGCGACAACGTATTCGTTTGGCGACGACGTCGCCTTGTTGGAACAATACGGTTGGTTCAGCACGAACTCCGGCGGCCGAGCCCATGCCGTCGGCACCAAGCCAGCGAATAGCTTCGGCCTGCACGATATGCACGGCAACTTGATCGAGTGGTGCCAAGACTTCTACGACGAAAAGTCGTATGAAACGCCAGGTGCCGATGGTCCGCAAAGAGTCAATCCTGACTCGAATCGTGTGCTCCGCGGCGGCCTCTGGGCCGGCAGCGCGTCCCAGTGTCGCAGTGCTTTTCGCTACCAATACCTGCCATACGGACGCTTTAGCGGTCATGGCTTTCGAGTCGTGCGGAATCTGGAGATTCCGCCACCGCGCGCAGACATCCCGCAAATCCGCGGCACTGAATTGCGACCAGCAATCGCCAAAGCTCCTTTCAACGCAGCCGAAGCGAAAGCTCACCAAGCGGCCTGGGCCGGATATCTGGGAACGAAAGTCGAAACGACCAACACCTTGGGCGCAAAGATGGTGCTCATTCCGCCGGGCGAGTTCCTGATGGGGAGTACGCCCGAGCAAGTGGAAGCGGCGGTGCAAGCAGGACTTCGCCAGCAGCGAGACTTGTCAAACGATTATTTGAATGAGCTGCCGCAACGTCGGGTCAGCATCTCGCGGCCCTTCGCCATCGGTGCCACGGAGGTTACCTACGAGCAGTTCCGCCAGTTTGCCGATGCAGCCAAATATCAAACTGCTGATGAGAAGTTGTTTGCGAAGGATCCAGCTGCCAAGGAGAAGCGGAATTGGACCACGAACCAAACCTGGCGGGAAGAAAGCCCCTCCGGACCAGACTACCCGGTGTCGAGCGTCGATTGGTTCGACGCTATGGCGTTCTGCAATTGGCTGAGTACACAAGAAGGACTGACGCCCGCGTATGAAAAGTCCAGCGGAGGCATGATACGTGATGTCGCGTCTTGGTCGATTCAGCCTGCCGCAAATGGCTATCGGCTGCCGACGGAAGCGGAATGGGAATATGCTTGCCGAGCCGGAACCACCACGCTCTTTTCCTTTGGTGATAATTCGCGCGACATAGATCAGCATGGTAGCGTCGCTGGCAACAAAGCGCAGGTGTTGCCGGTGGCCAGCAAGCTCGCCAATCCATTCGGACTGTTCGACATGCACGGCAATCTGTTCGAGTGGTGCGCCGACTTGTGCAGTTATGACTGGTATCGCACTGCGCCGACGCAGAACCCGCTGAACGTCGACGCTGGTCCCGTGCCTGCCATGCGTGGCGGCTGCTGGTACTACCATGAATTGGCTGCGCGATCGGCGGCTCGGGTTCAGGGCAATCCAATACAAGCGACAAACATGATTGGCTTGCGCGTGGTCAGGACGCTGGGCAATATCCCCACTCCTATCCCACCGCCACAACGTTATGTTCCCCTTCCTTGGGTACAAAAACCAGAACTGCAGCTGCTCCGAAGCGTGAGCACTGCCGGCTCGGACGAAGCTGCGCCTTGGGAAAGCCCGGACGGATTGACACTCTACTTCACTCGCGAAGTGCCAGGGGAGAACGCGCAGACCATTCGAGCAACCAAGCGGGGCTTCGATTACCTCTACTCGGAACAGCCGGTTGTTGCCGGGCGGCACTTCATGCCGACCTTAGACGAAACCTATGCGGTTGTCCTCCCAGGAAAGTACGATCCAGCTTCGCAACTATACGAGATGTCGCGCCCCACCAGCAGTGACGCCTGGAGCAAACCGCGCCTCATCGACGTTTTAGCAACCCAAAAGGGAATGAAGAGTCCGGCACTAAGCGGCGATGGTTTATCGCTGGTCTTCCAGCGGGCGAGGACAGCAGAAACCTACCCGGGGAAAGATACGGAGTTCGTGATCTGCCGCCGTACCGCACGCGACAAGCCCTGGTCAGAACCTCAGCTCCTCCCGCTGAAAACAGACGCAACCCTGACGGACGCTTTGACGTGGCCATTCCTCAGCGAGGACGGACTGTCGCTCAGCTTCTGCCACGGCGGGGACCGCAATCCCGAGGTGTATATTGCCGAACGTAAAACGCTCGACGAACCTTTCGGTGCCTATCGAACGCTGAACATCGACGGCGAGCAGTTGCGCGGTCGAAGCCCCCGCTACAATCCTCAACGTGGAGTGCTGGTGTTCTCACGAGATGCGAATCCCGCAGTCAAGGACAGCGATTTGTTCATTGTGTCCGGGCTGCCAAAACGAAAAGTTGGCGTGCCAGCCGGCCCGGTTCCGCCAGTAGCTAACGCTGACAATGACTTCGCTTTGCGATTCGACGGTGAGAATGATTTTGTCGAGATTCCAACGCTCGGTCGCGATGACGATGGCCCGTACACCATTGAGATGTACGTCACACCTGCCCGACTTGGAGAAGGAGATACTAAGTACCAGACGATGATTCACATTGGTGGGCGGTTGCGTGCCAGTCTGGGGCAATCAAGTTCCGCCGACTGGGCTATGGAATTGGGTGCCACGAACGGCACTATGAAGCATGCCACGCCCCGCGACAGCGTCATTGTTGGCAAGCGGGTCCACCTGGCGGGGGTTTGGGACGGTCGCGAGGCTTCCACGTTTGTGGATGGCAAGTTGCTGAAGCGAAATATTCCCACTAATCCCGCCGTTCGAGCCATATTGGCTGTAGCGCGCTTAGGCAGCCAGAATGGCACCGGCAAAGACGCGTTTCCATTCGCCGGAATCCTCGACGAAGTTCGCATATCCAAGACGGCCCGCTACACAGCCGACTTCTTGCCGGACGCTAATTTCACTCCTGATGCAGAAACGATTGCCTTGTACCACTTCGATGAAGGGATTGGCGACGTGCTGAAGGATTCGTCCAGCAACAATCATCACGGCAAGATCGTGGGCGCGGAATGGGTTCGCTCGGCCAGCGTAACTCCCCTTTCATTTTCACGTGACCGTGCCGCAGCTGAAGCAGTGGTTCGCGCCGCGGGAACGGCCTTTGTCAAACAAGGGGGTCCGTCATCGATCGCAGTCAGCAAGCTTGACGATTTGCCGAGCGGAGAATTTCGCCTTGTCGGCCTCAAGTTTGTCGGCGTTAATACTCCACCCATGGACTTTTCAATCCTTGATGGACTACCTGAACTGGAGTGGATGACCTTCAACGTCCATCCACTCACCGACGATCAGTTCCTGCGGCTCAAGACACTTCCCAAAGTCCGTAGCCTGGAACTCATCGACACGAAGCTGACAGCTACCGGCATCCGTTCCGCACTTCAGTTTCCACAGTTGCAGACTTTGATATCAGACATTCTGGTGGATCGTGCGTTCCTGGAGGAATTGGGCAAGCAACATCCCCATCTCACCACCCTTAGTTTCAATCCCAGTCGGCTACTGGCCGGCGACCTTGAGACCCTGAGCAAGTTCAGTAGTTTGAATGGCCTCGGTCTCGTCGGACAAGTTACCGACGAGGAACTGAAACAGGTTCCTGCTTCGCTTCCACTAAAGTCCTTCTGGATGAACAACAATTTCAACGTGTCAAACTCAGGCTTGGGAGCACTAAGCAAGTTTAAGGGGCTGACACAAATTACGTTCCATGGCGGGAGCTACCGGCGCCTCACTGGCGATGTGCTGCAGGTCATTGGCGACCAATTTCCAACATTAGAAAGTCTGGCCCTTCCCGACGAGTTGACCTACACGGAGGACCAGTGGAAGCATTTGGCGAAACTCTCAAAGCTGCACTATCTCGGCATGTACGGGAAAAGAACAGACGACAGCGCCGTGCCGGGCATCTCGCAACTCAAGCAACTTGGCAGGCTTCGCCTAAACAGGACCAGCATCACCAGCGCGGGCGTAGAACAACTGAAAGCTGCGCTTCCCAAGACGCACATCGATGTCCAACCACTACCTGAGAAACCGGCTGCACCACCGAATAGCAGCTCCCTTAATCCAGCCTTCGAGCAGTGGTTAAAAGACGTTGCCAAACTGCCCGCGCAGAAGCAGGTCGAAGAAGTTCAGAAGAAGCTCGTCGAACTGAATCCTGACTACACCGGCCAGCCGACAGGAACGATCGAAAATGGAATCGTGGTCGCTCTCGACTTCGATACCGATCAGATTGCCGACATTTCACCGGTGCGAGCCCTTGCGGGATTGAAGCGGCTGAAATGTGGCGGGAGCGGAGCGGTCAAGTACGTCAACGGCAAGCTATCGGACCTTGGTCCCTTACGGGGAATGCAACTGACGGAACTCAGTTTTGGGTACAGTCGGGTTACGGACCTGGGGCCGCTCAAAGGGATGAAGCTCACTAGGCTGATATTTAACTCGAATCCGGTAACGGATATTTCCCCTCTGCAAGGAATGCCCCTCACCAGCCTCAGCCTGAACAATTGCTGGAAGCTCGCCGATCTAGCGCCGCTCAAGGGAATCCCGATCGTCAACCTAAGTTGCAATGGACTGCTGACAACCGACCTCTCGCCACTGCAAGGAATGCCCTTGGAAGGCTTAACGCTGGCTGGCACTCCCGTTGCTGACCTATCGCCGATCTATGGTTGCAAAACGCTGCAAGGAATTGAACTCACGAAAACTCGCGTTTCTCCCGAAGGGCTCGCTGCGTTTCGCGCGGCACTTCCCAACTGCCGAGTGAGGCTGGACTAG
- a CDS encoding IS4 family transposase — translation MVSFRHGRFRQQAKFLCHQFVQDPDLPIGKLLSDESVTQALTAIQGVWLDRVYPPLVTLWVFLTQVLSADHSCRAAVARLIAHRVCRGERPCSAETGAYCQARKRLPEKFFSTLARGAGAALDASVDPSWHWKGRRVYLFDGSTVSMPDTPENQKAYPQNTTQQPGIGFPIARIAAFFSLATGAVIELGICRYAGKGQGEVTLLRQLWDVLCPGDVLLTDRLMANWTNIFLMQQRGLELVARLNKANRKADFRRGKRLGRYDHIVSWRKPSSIRSLDRETYQSLPEFITIRECLIRVAQPGFRTKSIVIVTTLLDPMQTTSDDLGKLYRTRWNVELDLRSLKDTLHMDVLRCKTPELVRKEIWTHILAYNLIRTIMAQAAIQHRIEPRTISFKGTVQTLSAFQSLLLLPDQQSTAARKRIVEQLLDAIVSQRVGDRPDRFEPRLRKRRNKKYDLLMKPRHEVKLAMAKQVREN, via the coding sequence ATGGTTTCGTTCCGGCACGGAAGGTTTCGCCAGCAAGCAAAGTTCCTTTGTCACCAATTTGTCCAAGATCCGGATTTGCCAATCGGCAAGTTGCTTTCCGATGAGAGCGTAACGCAAGCGTTGACAGCGATTCAGGGAGTTTGGCTGGATCGCGTATATCCGCCGTTGGTAACACTCTGGGTCTTTCTGACACAAGTGCTAAGTGCTGACCACTCCTGCCGAGCGGCCGTAGCTCGTTTGATTGCGCATCGCGTTTGTCGAGGAGAGCGACCGTGTTCGGCAGAAACCGGCGCCTATTGCCAGGCGAGAAAGCGGCTACCGGAAAAGTTCTTCTCGACACTCGCGCGTGGAGCAGGTGCAGCCTTGGATGCCAGTGTCGATCCTTCGTGGCACTGGAAGGGGCGTCGTGTCTACCTCTTTGACGGTTCCACCGTTTCGATGCCGGACACTCCAGAGAATCAAAAGGCTTATCCACAGAACACTACGCAGCAGCCTGGCATTGGTTTTCCCATCGCTCGCATTGCGGCCTTCTTCTCGTTGGCAACGGGCGCCGTAATCGAGCTTGGCATCTGCCGCTACGCCGGCAAAGGGCAAGGTGAAGTCACCTTATTGCGACAACTATGGGACGTGCTTTGCCCTGGAGATGTTCTCTTAACGGATCGGTTGATGGCCAACTGGACGAACATCTTCTTGATGCAGCAGCGCGGGCTCGAACTTGTCGCTCGCTTGAACAAAGCAAACCGTAAAGCTGATTTCCGGCGAGGCAAGCGATTGGGTCGATACGACCACATCGTGAGCTGGAGGAAGCCGTCTTCCATCCGCTCGCTGGATCGAGAAACCTACCAATCGCTGCCGGAGTTTATCACGATCCGCGAGTGTCTGATTCGTGTTGCGCAACCTGGGTTTCGCACGAAGTCGATTGTCATCGTGACGACATTACTTGATCCGATGCAAACAACATCGGACGACTTAGGGAAGCTGTATCGTACTCGCTGGAACGTCGAGCTCGACCTGCGTTCGCTAAAAGACACGCTGCACATGGACGTCCTGCGCTGCAAGACGCCAGAACTGGTCCGCAAGGAGATCTGGACGCATATTCTGGCGTACAACCTCATTCGAACGATCATGGCGCAAGCGGCGATTCAGCACCGAATTGAGCCTCGCACCATCAGTTTTAAGGGCACAGTGCAAACGCTCAGTGCCTTTCAATCTCTCTTGCTGCTACCTGATCAACAAAGCACCGCGGCGCGTAAGCGTATCGTCGAGCAACTACTCGATGCCATTGTGTCACAACGCGTGGGCGACCGCCCCGATCGCTTCGAGCCTCGCCTGAGGAAACGGAGGAACAAAAAGTACGACTTGCTGATGAAGCCAAGACATGAAGTGAAACTTGCTATGGCAAAACAGGTTAGAGAGAACTAA